One segment of Rosa chinensis cultivar Old Blush chromosome 6, RchiOBHm-V2, whole genome shotgun sequence DNA contains the following:
- the LOC112170497 gene encoding RNA-binding protein 24 isoform X1: MSPAVAAPTATIAATNLGGGAAGQFGDTTYTKVFVGGLAWETQKETMKKYFEQFGDILEAVVITDKATGRSKGYGFVTFRESEAAMRACVDAAPVIDGRRANCNLASLGVQRSKPSTPKHGGGGGGRNFRVMAGSIFQAAGGVGVGVGSGFAAASAATAFPAHHHYAAIQQGIPAAAAAAYNLYATAGYSPYSPDYTYPTNYYGLYGGGATSQYPVYGTGGMLTGGAAAAAFYPYLQYGEAANGGAAAYTTSGAQNVGYGGIQYPHHHHNLYQYSAAGLGGYQHYAPSMSLAPSPALQSPGVNMALPAAPLIPIPAHR; the protein is encoded by the exons ATGAGCCCGGCAGTAGCAGCACCAACGGCAACAATAGCAGCAACTAATTTGGGAGGAGGAGCGGCAGGTCAGTTTGGGGACACGACGTACACCAAGGTGTTTGTTGGAGGACTGGCTTGGGAGACCCAGAAGGAGACCATGAAGAAATACTTTGAGCAGTTTGGTGACATCTTGGAGGCTGTTGTTATCACTGACAAGGCCACGGGCAGATCCAAGGGCTACGGATTT GTAACCTTTCGTGAATCGGAAGCAGCGATGAGAGCTTGTGTCGATGCTGCCCCAGTGATAGATGGAAGGAGGGCCAACTGCAATCTTGCCTCTCTTGGTGTTCAGAGATCCAAGCCTTCTACTCCAAAGCATG gtggaggaggaggaggtaggAACTTTAGGGTAATGGCGGGATCAATATTCCAAGCTGCAGGtggagttggagttggagtGGGATCGGGCTTTGCAGCAGCTTCTGCAGCAACCGCATTCCCAGCTCATCATCATTATGCCGCCATTCAACAAGGGATtccagctgctgctgctgctgcttacAATCTTTATGCCACCGCGGG GTACTCTCCATACTCGCCAGACTACACTTACCCTACG AACTACTACGGTCTGTACGGAGGTGGAGCAACAAGCCAGTATCCAGTGTATGGAACGGGCGGGATGCTGACGGGAGGAGCTGCGGCAGCGGCTTTTTACCCGTATCTTCAATACGGAGAAGCAGCGAATGGAGGTGCCGCTGCCTATACTACTTCTGGGGCGCAGAATGTTGGCTATGGTGGCATCCAATACCCACACCATCATCATAATCTCTATCAGTATTCAGCTGCTGGACTAGGAGGCTACCAGCACTATGCTCCTTCCATGTCTCTTGCACCCTCACCTGCCTTGCAATCACCAg GCGTAAACATGGCCCTTCCTGCTGCACCATTAATTCCAATTCCAGCTCATCGCTAG
- the LOC112170640 gene encoding uncharacterized protein LOC112170640: MSKEISGSVIDCKNARDMWLELQECFSHTNTIQLFNIENAIHECEKGTGSVTSFFTRLKSLWDERDAICEIPPCSCEARKELKSYMENQKTMKFLMGLNDNCAAIRSNTVAIDPLPTVNKAYLMALRHEKQAEASNGKPVIQPEAAIFAMKKGGRDLDLGDGEARCEKCHKTNHRTKNCRAHLKCTYFRWKDHTYDYCRRRKDAAEGGQGSSKGNHVVSIDDKKFDGINFPFSQEDCKQLVELLSKNKVATANQVGNIPNYEELSGKTYCFPQHGKASVCILDSGASDHIVCTPTFLTSLTIVHNRFVKLPDGTSA; the protein is encoded by the coding sequence ATGTCGAAAGAGATTTCTGGCAGCGTGATTGATTGCAAGAATGCAAGAGACATGTGGCTTGAGTTGCAGGAGTGTTTTTCTCATACCAATACTATCCAACTATTCAACATAGAAAATGCAATCCATGAATGTGAGAAAGGAACCGGATCAGTGACTTCCTTCTTCACTAGACTCAAGAGCCTCTGGGATGAGAGGGATGCAATTTGTGAGATTCCACCTTGTAGCTGTGAGGCAAGAAAAGAGCTTAAGTCATACATGGAGAACCAGAAGACCATGAAGTTTCTAATGGGACTCAACGACAACTGTGCTGCAATTCGAAGCAACACAGTGGCAATTGATCCACTGCCAACTGTGAACAAAGCATATTTGATGGCATTGCGGCATGAGAAGCAAGCAGAGGCTTCGAATGGGAAACCAGTTATTCAACCAGAGGCGGCTATTTTTGCCATGAAAAAGGGAGGTCGAGACCTTGATTTGGGAGACGGCGAAGCTAGATGTGAAAAGTGCCACAAGACTAATCATAGAACCAAAAATTGCAGAGCTCATCTCAAGTGTACTTACTTTAGGTGGAAAGACCACACTTATGATTATTGTAGAAGGAGAAAGGATGCTGCAGAAGGAGGACAGGGAAGCTCAAAGGGAAATCATGTTGTTTCCATAGATGACAAGAAATTTGATGGAATCAACTTTCCGTTTTCACAAGAAGATTGTAAGCAGCTTGTTGAGTTGTTGAGTAAGAACAAGGTTGCCACAGCCAACCAAGTCGGTAATATCCCCAATTATGAGGAACTTTCAGGTAAAACTTATTGTTTTCCTCAACATGGCAAAGCAAGTGTTTGTATATTGGACAGTGGTGCCAGTGATCATATAGTCTGTACTCCTACTTTTCTCACTTCTTTGACAATTGTTCACAATCGTTTTGTTAAGTTACCGGATGGTACCTCGGCCTAA
- the LOC112170497 gene encoding RNA-binding protein 24 isoform X2: MSPAVAAPTATIAATNLGGGAAGQFGDTTYTKVFVGGLAWETQKETMKKYFEQFGDILEAVVITDKATGRSKGYGFVTFRESEAAMRACVDAAPVIDGRRANCNLASLGVQRSKPSTPKHGGGGGGGRNFRVMAGSIFQAAGGVGVGVGSGFAAASAATAFPAHHHYAAIQQGIPAAAAAAYNLYATAGYSPYSPDYTYPTNYYGLYGGGATSQYPVYGTGGMLTGGAAAAAFYPYLQYGEAANGGAAAYTTSGAQNVGYGGIQYPHHHHNLYQYSAAGLGGYQHYAPSMSLAPSPALQSPVCFAVPQA; this comes from the exons ATGAGCCCGGCAGTAGCAGCACCAACGGCAACAATAGCAGCAACTAATTTGGGAGGAGGAGCGGCAGGTCAGTTTGGGGACACGACGTACACCAAGGTGTTTGTTGGAGGACTGGCTTGGGAGACCCAGAAGGAGACCATGAAGAAATACTTTGAGCAGTTTGGTGACATCTTGGAGGCTGTTGTTATCACTGACAAGGCCACGGGCAGATCCAAGGGCTACGGATTT GTAACCTTTCGTGAATCGGAAGCAGCGATGAGAGCTTGTGTCGATGCTGCCCCAGTGATAGATGGAAGGAGGGCCAACTGCAATCTTGCCTCTCTTGGTGTTCAGAGATCCAAGCCTTCTACTCCAAAGCATGGT ggtggaggaggaggaggtaggAACTTTAGGGTAATGGCGGGATCAATATTCCAAGCTGCAGGtggagttggagttggagtGGGATCGGGCTTTGCAGCAGCTTCTGCAGCAACCGCATTCCCAGCTCATCATCATTATGCCGCCATTCAACAAGGGATtccagctgctgctgctgctgcttacAATCTTTATGCCACCGCGGG GTACTCTCCATACTCGCCAGACTACACTTACCCTACG AACTACTACGGTCTGTACGGAGGTGGAGCAACAAGCCAGTATCCAGTGTATGGAACGGGCGGGATGCTGACGGGAGGAGCTGCGGCAGCGGCTTTTTACCCGTATCTTCAATACGGAGAAGCAGCGAATGGAGGTGCCGCTGCCTATACTACTTCTGGGGCGCAGAATGTTGGCTATGGTGGCATCCAATACCCACACCATCATCATAATCTCTATCAGTATTCAGCTGCTGGACTAGGAGGCTACCAGCACTATGCTCCTTCCATGTCTCTTGCACCCTCACCTGCCTTGCAATCACCAg TGTGTTTTGCTGTGCCACAGGCGTAA